Genomic window (Criblamydia sequanensis CRIB-18):
CTCTCTACGCGAATATTTGGCAAGAAATTGAGAAGCAATCTCTCTAAGCTCCTGATTGCTTGAAAGAATATCCCCTGCAAGCTGATCGGGAAGATTGATTTGCACTTGGCACATCATCACGTCAAGACAACAAATTCGTAATAGATCATTATTTCCAGCTTTTTTATAGTCTTCTAAAACTAAATCAAGGGTTTTTTTCGTGCCTGACATAAATGCGTTCCGATAAACATATCTACAAGCTTTAGTTTCCTTTGTCATTCCCTCAAGAACTTTGCTGATAAGTTCTTTATCCTCTAATTCAACCGAAGCGTCGATAGCAAGAGATCGGACATAAAAACTTTTTTCATTTAATAGCTTTTCTAGTGTTTCCTTATCTTCAAGCGAAGGATCTAATCGAATGCATCTTGCTGCCCATGTTTTAGTTTTCCAAAACGCATTTGGATGATAAGACTTTTTATAAGCACTTAAATTTTGTTTGACTAACGCCTTCCGTAACCGATCCCAATTTTCGCCTTTAAAGTTTTGATTAAGTTCTTCTAGGGTTAATAAAAGAGCTTCTTGTTGATATTTCTTGGAAAAATTTCCAATTAGGCTAGGGTCATATTCTTCTTGCAAAAGGGCTGTGTTGATAGATTGTGTGATTTTTGCCTTTAATTTTTTTATTTTATTTTTAGACCGAATTTGAAAAAAAGCGATAAAAACGATGCTGATAATGGCAATAATTAAAACAAGGCTTTGGATAAGGAGTGTGACATAATAGATATTTTCAAACTTCATAGGTTTATCAAAGCGCGCGCTTTTTGTAAAAGTACTCTTAAATTAAATGGTTTTGTGACGTAATCGATGGCACCTTCCTGAAACCCTCTTACTATATCGGATTCCGATGATAGAGAAGATAAAAAAATTATATGGATATTGGTTGGGAATTTAATTTTTATTCCTTTTAAAACATCCAAACCATCCATATCTGAAAGCACCCGATCCAGGATAAGGATGTATTTTTTATCAAGTGAGGTTAATTTAACAAAATAATCAATCGCTTCTTGGCCAGTTGTAAAGCTAATAACTTGATAACCTTCTCTTTCAAAAGTCTGAGTCATCAACGACTGAAGGTCGGTATCATCATC
Coding sequences:
- a CDS encoding HEAT repeat domain-containing protein; this translates as MKFENIYYVTLLIQSLVLIIAIISIVFIAFFQIRSKNKIKKLKAKITQSINTALLQEEYDPSLIGNFSKKYQQEALLLTLEELNQNFKGENWDRLRKALVKQNLSAYKKSYHPNAFWKTKTWAARCIRLDPSLEDKETLEKLLNEKSFYVRSLAIDASVELEDKELISKVLEGMTKETKACRYVYRNAFMSGTKKTLDLVLEDYKKAGNNDLLRICCLDVMMCQVQINLPDQLAGDILSSNQELREIASQFLAKYSRRETRDLLVLASDDLSWKVRKNAIIGLARLNNPENVPIFEKRLCDPFWDVRFEAGNALLNCGDQGRAILRMQESSLNPISHDIARYLLTSSYDK